Proteins encoded by one window of uncultured Bacteroides sp.:
- the tatC gene encoding twin-arginine translocase subunit TatC, giving the protein MAEMTFWDHLDDLRRVLFRVCAVWFVLLTGFFIAMPFLFDKVILAPCHNDFAFYSLLHDIGNLLQLTGDFFTQKFEVKLVNINLAAPFFIHISSSFWMSVIASVPYLLFEIWGFIKPALYDNEIKNVRTALGIGTVMFFLGVLLGYFMVFPLTLRFLATYQLSETITNQISLNSYIDNFMTLILVMGLVFELPLVTWLLAKIGLVSKSFLRKYRKHAIVIIFVIAAVITPTGDPFTLSVVAIPLCLLYEMSILIIKEKKKVISE; this is encoded by the coding sequence ATGGCTGAAATGACGTTCTGGGACCACTTGGACGATTTACGTCGTGTGTTGTTCCGGGTGTGTGCGGTATGGTTTGTCCTGCTGACTGGCTTTTTTATTGCTATGCCTTTTCTGTTCGACAAGGTAATCCTTGCACCCTGTCACAATGACTTTGCCTTCTATTCCCTGCTTCATGATATAGGAAACTTGCTGCAGCTCACTGGCGACTTCTTCACTCAGAAATTTGAGGTGAAGCTAGTCAACATCAATCTGGCTGCACCTTTCTTTATTCACATATCCTCCTCCTTTTGGATGTCGGTAATAGCCTCTGTGCCCTATCTGCTGTTCGAGATCTGGGGGTTTATTAAACCTGCGCTCTATGATAACGAGATAAAGAATGTGCGTACAGCACTGGGCATAGGAACAGTCATGTTCTTTTTGGGAGTGCTGCTGGGCTATTTCATGGTCTTTCCCCTTACCTTGCGCTTTTTAGCTACCTATCAGCTAAGTGAAACCATCACCAATCAGATATCTCTCAATTCCTATATTGATAACTTCATGACACTGATCCTGGTAATGGGACTGGTCTTTGAGCTTCCACTGGTTACATGGTTGCTGGCCAAGATTGGACTTGTTTCCAAGTCATTCCTTCGTAAATACAGAAAGCACGCCATTGTCATCATCTTTGTAATAGCAGCAGTAATTACACCAACCGGCGATCCATTTACACTTTCAGTGGTGGCCATCCCTCTTTGCCTTCTTTATGAGATGAGCATCCTTATTATAAAGGAGAAGAAGAAAGTAATTTCAGAGTAA
- the tatA gene encoding twin-arginine translocase TatA/TatE family subunit: protein MLHSTLLFMNVGFPELLVVCLIVLLLFGGKKIPELMKGLGKGVKSFKDGMKEAEEEIKSTKDEIEKPSEDEKKK, encoded by the coding sequence ATGTTACATAGCACATTACTTTTTATGAATGTTGGGTTCCCTGAACTTCTTGTAGTTTGTTTGATTGTACTTCTTTTGTTTGGCGGAAAGAAAATCCCTGAGTTGATGAAAGGACTTGGCAAAGGTGTGAAGAGCTTTAAAGACGGCATGAAAGAAGCTGAAGAGGAGATTAAAAGCACCAAAGACGAAATAGAAAAACCTTCTGAAGACGAGAAGAAAAAATAA